A stretch of the Rosa rugosa chromosome 5, drRosRugo1.1, whole genome shotgun sequence genome encodes the following:
- the LOC133709301 gene encoding uncharacterized protein LOC133709301 isoform X2 — protein sequence MYNQMVKKRVPEWLNSSLWSSPPSAPPIDDDRTQRYTSKPSTATTTGSDSVVEPPLPVPPPSSVRAEPPPEPQSADSISDHEDKSASAPSPEEFSRQSQLLAELSKKTINVRELRKIASQGIPDGAGVRSTVWKLLLGYLPPDRALWPSELAKKRSQYKHFKDELLMNPSEITRKLEDNGTSCDSEESKSKGLLSRSHIAHGEHPLSLGKSSIWNQFFQDTEIIEQIDRDVKRTHPDMHFFSGDSQFAKSNQDALKNILVVFAKLNPGIRYVQGMNELLAPLYYIFKNDPDEEYAVNPQFYAFRWITLLLTQEFNFADSLHIWDTLLSDSEGPQETLLRVCCAMLILVRRRLLAGDFTSNLKLLQHYPPTNISHLLYVANKLRVQSSG from the exons ATGTACAACCAAATGGTAAAGAAGCGAGTCCCGGAATGGCTCAACAGCTCGCTCTGGTCTTCTCCTCCCTCCGCTCCTCCCATCGACGACGATCGAACTCAACGCTACACCTCCAAGCCTTCCACCGCCACAACCACTGGCTCCGACTCCGTCGTCGAGCCTCCGCTTCCCGTGCCGCCTCCCTCGTCCGTCAGAGCAGAGCCTCCGCCCGAGCCTCAATCCGCCGATTCAATCTCCGATCACGAAGACAAGAGCGCCTCCGCCCCTTCCCCCGAGGAATTCTCTCGCCAGTCTCAGCTCCTGGCCGAG CTATCAAAGAAGACTATAAATGTGCGTGAGTTGCGGAAAATTGCGTCGCAGGGTATTCCAGATGGTGCTGGTGTGCGTTCCACGGTCTGGAAG CTATTACTTGGATATTTACCACCGGATCGGGCGCTTTGGCCATCGGAGTTGGCTAAAAAGAGGTCACAGTATAAGCATTTTAAAGACGAGCTCTTGATGAATCCT TCAGAAATCACACGGAAGTTAGAGGATAACGGCACAAGTTGTGATAGTGAAGAATCAAAAAGTAAGGGCTTGTTATCAAGATCACATATAGCTCATGGGGAGCATCCATTGAGCCTTGGAAAGTCCAGCATTTGGAATCAGTTCTTCCAG GACACGGAGATTATAGAACAGATTGACCGAGATGTAAAGCGCACTCATCCAGATATGCACTTTTTCTCAGGGGACTCTCAATTTGCTAAATCTAATCAG GATGCTTTGAAGAACATCCTGGTTGTATTTGCAAAGCTAAATCCCGGTATAAGATATGTTCAAGGGATGAATGAACTTTTGGCGCCACTGTACTATATCTTCAAAAATGATCCTGATGAGGAATATGCG GTCAACCCCCAGTTTTATGCATTTAGGTGGATCACTCTCCTGTTGACCCAGGAGTTCAATTTTGCGGACAGCCTCCACATTTGGGACACACTTTTAAGTGACTCTGAAGGTCCTCAG GAAACCCTTCTCCGAGTATGTTGTGCAATGCTGATTCTCGTTCGGAGGCGCTTACTAGCAGGCGATTTTACCTCTAATCTCAAACTACTGCAGCACTATCCTCCCACAAACATCAGCCATCTGCTCTATGTTGCCAACAAGTTGCGTGTACAATCGTCAGGCTAA
- the LOC133709301 gene encoding uncharacterized protein LOC133709301 isoform X1: MYNQMVKKRVPEWLNSSLWSSPPSAPPIDDDRTQRYTSKPSTATTTGSDSVVEPPLPVPPPSSVRAEPPPEPQSADSISDHEDKSASAPSPEEFSRQSQLLAELSKKTINVRELRKIASQGIPDGAGVRSTVWKLLLGYLPPDRALWPSELAKKRSQYKHFKDELLMNPSEITRKLEDNGTSCDSEESKSKGLLSRSHIAHGEHPLSLGKSSIWNQFFQDTEIIEQIDRDVKRTHPDMHFFSGDSQFAKSNQDALKNILVVFAKLNPGIRYVQGMNELLAPLYYIFKNDPDEEYAAAAEADTFFCFVELLSGFRDHFCQQLDNSVVGIRSTITRLSQLLKEHDEELWRHLEITTKVNPQFYAFRWITLLLTQEFNFADSLHIWDTLLSDSEGPQETLLRVCCAMLILVRRRLLAGDFTSNLKLLQHYPPTNISHLLYVANKLRVQSSG; this comes from the exons ATGTACAACCAAATGGTAAAGAAGCGAGTCCCGGAATGGCTCAACAGCTCGCTCTGGTCTTCTCCTCCCTCCGCTCCTCCCATCGACGACGATCGAACTCAACGCTACACCTCCAAGCCTTCCACCGCCACAACCACTGGCTCCGACTCCGTCGTCGAGCCTCCGCTTCCCGTGCCGCCTCCCTCGTCCGTCAGAGCAGAGCCTCCGCCCGAGCCTCAATCCGCCGATTCAATCTCCGATCACGAAGACAAGAGCGCCTCCGCCCCTTCCCCCGAGGAATTCTCTCGCCAGTCTCAGCTCCTGGCCGAG CTATCAAAGAAGACTATAAATGTGCGTGAGTTGCGGAAAATTGCGTCGCAGGGTATTCCAGATGGTGCTGGTGTGCGTTCCACGGTCTGGAAG CTATTACTTGGATATTTACCACCGGATCGGGCGCTTTGGCCATCGGAGTTGGCTAAAAAGAGGTCACAGTATAAGCATTTTAAAGACGAGCTCTTGATGAATCCT TCAGAAATCACACGGAAGTTAGAGGATAACGGCACAAGTTGTGATAGTGAAGAATCAAAAAGTAAGGGCTTGTTATCAAGATCACATATAGCTCATGGGGAGCATCCATTGAGCCTTGGAAAGTCCAGCATTTGGAATCAGTTCTTCCAG GACACGGAGATTATAGAACAGATTGACCGAGATGTAAAGCGCACTCATCCAGATATGCACTTTTTCTCAGGGGACTCTCAATTTGCTAAATCTAATCAG GATGCTTTGAAGAACATCCTGGTTGTATTTGCAAAGCTAAATCCCGGTATAAGATATGTTCAAGGGATGAATGAACTTTTGGCGCCACTGTACTATATCTTCAAAAATGATCCTGATGAGGAATATGCG GCCGCAGCTGAAGCAGACacattcttttgttttgttgaatTATTGAGTGGCTTCCGCGATCATTTTTGTCAGCAACTTGATAATAGTGTTGTGGGAATACGTTCCACAATAACAAGATTGTCACAACTTTTAAAGGAACATGATGAAGAGCTATGGCGTCATCttgagatcacaaccaaa GTCAACCCCCAGTTTTATGCATTTAGGTGGATCACTCTCCTGTTGACCCAGGAGTTCAATTTTGCGGACAGCCTCCACATTTGGGACACACTTTTAAGTGACTCTGAAGGTCCTCAG GAAACCCTTCTCCGAGTATGTTGTGCAATGCTGATTCTCGTTCGGAGGCGCTTACTAGCAGGCGATTTTACCTCTAATCTCAAACTACTGCAGCACTATCCTCCCACAAACATCAGCCATCTGCTCTATGTTGCCAACAAGTTGCGTGTACAATCGTCAGGCTAA